The Nicotiana sylvestris chromosome 6, ASM39365v2, whole genome shotgun sequence genomic sequence CTCGCGTAGCAACAATCAACCGTCAAGTTTATCGTACACCGTGGCCTAAATTTGTCCAATGGCTAATCTTGGAGCAAAGCAAATTTACAGCCAAAACATTCTAGCTTGgagctaaaaaaaataaaagtactttcttttattcttttttttttttggggacCAAGAACTTTGTCCTATAAATATGGGTCATCTTGCTTTATTTGAATTATCCCATATTTTGATTAAAAATTTATTTTGAGTATTCTTATAATAGAGAGTTTTGTTATATTCCATAGAGTTAGTATTAGGAAACATTTTAAGTGAACCTATTCTTTGTGAGTGATTGTAGCGAGGTTATTCTATTGGGCTATATTTTGGGATAATTAGAGTTTTATCTGTAATTCTGTACTCTCTTTTGTGTACCGATTGTTATAGTGAAACTGTTCATCTCCGCTTGTGGACGTAGGTCACCTTTACTTAACCACGTTAAATTTTGTGCCTTATTTATCTTCTTTAATTATTGTTATTATGAACTTGCATTATCTTTGTTATTGTCATTATAACGTTGTTTGACAAAATTTTGCACTACCTggtgtagacaataaattgcgtcaagaaaataaaatcaacgaccgaaaaatattgcaacaatcgtagtattttatttcgaatatttgagtgtacaacctctatgaatcctctgattcttctttttaatagtaaataaattcaagggcctttgagcttgatcttgaatatgtagttgTCGCCACGAACGATActcttgttcttgagctttagcttgattgcttgaacttgaccttgatttgttcttcgttcttgagcttgaacttgattgcttgaagcatgtggaggaatttgcagtgcttgatccacgagctcttttctgcttcttgttataacttctggtattttttttgagttatgaagacctctatttatagttgtggaaaggacgagttgtgataagaacaaactctttccgtccaatcaaattgaagtgtgacatggccgcatttgattggccagaacatgtcacttatacacgtggcgcgatttcattggccttttagtgtgacttggcatgcatgccttgtcattttgacacgtggcatgatcctattagctcttccgtttgacttggcgcgccacgtcatttgacatgtggcactaaactgggcctctaggaagatgacatcttggacttaatgaagtgggctcatcactttaggccaattaaatgggctagcccaataatattggacttatataattaatccaattatattagcccataatatttgtttggaccaatatatctttaatttaaaatataatccaaattattttatggattcaatttaaataaaatttatatgcctacaaatgcCCCCCCTACTTCAAGGCTCGTCCAGGTATAAATTTTAACCACTAGACTAGGAGTATTTGATGAAGACAACATACCCTTTATTTTCATTTCCACGTAACTTCGTAAGTCAATATGAATACATGGATCTGTTGCAATTCTCAACTACTTATTTGACTTACACTTCCATGTATTTCACATTAAAAAGCCAAAGCTTTGCTGGTGTAATCCCAAGCATCCTAGATGACATAAAATACAAACTTTAACGCATTGATAGAAATCCAATTCATATAGGATTTCTCTTTTCTACTTAACACAGAACTCCTAAATTTACACATATTCTCATGCGCCAAAAGCACGTCGTGTAATTGTAACTGAGCTAGGATACCCAATTCCTTTTGGATTACAAGACTTATTGCTCCCACATTGACAAAGCCACTTAATATGTTGCCTTGAGAAATCTATAAATAGCGACATTCCTCATGTATTTTGAGCATCAATCAGCTTTTGTCATCTTCAAGCAGCTCTTGAGTTCGTGTTTTGACGACTCGAAAGTGCTAGTATTCgaggtaatttttttttatcttcttttgcgttttcttcttttattgatGTTTTTTTGTAGGACTAACTTCGTCGAATTACGAAGTACTTTAAAAGTTCGAGACGAAGGCCTTTAAAAGTTCGTGGTGAAGATCTTTAAAATTTGCGGGGAAGACTCATACAAGTTCGCGGTGGATACCTTTAAAATTTGCGGCAAAGACCCATAAAAATTCGTGCAAATATCCTTAAAAGCTCGTGGTCAAGATCTTAAAAGTTCACAGTGAAGACCTTTAAAAGCTCGCAATGAAGACCTTTAAAAGTTTGCGGTGAAGACCTCTAAAAGTTTGCGGTGAAGACCTTTAGAAGTTCGCAGTGAAGATCTTTAAAAGTTCGCGACGAATACCTTTAAAATTTGCGGGGAAAACCCATAAAAGTTCGTGCGAAGATCCTTAAAAGCTCGCGGTCAATACCTTTAAAATTTGCGGCAAAGACCCATAAAAGTTCGTGCAAGGATCCTTAGAAGTTGGTGGTCAAGATCTTTAAAAGTTCACGGTGAAGACCTTTAAAAGTTCGCAACGAATATCTTTAAAATTTGCGGGGAAGACCCATAAAAGTTCGTGCGAGGATCCTTAGAAGCTGGTGGTCAAGAATTTTAAAAGTTCACAGCGAAGACCTTTAAAAGTTCGCGGAGAAGACCTTTAAAAGCACGCAATGAAGACTCTTAAAAATTCGTGGCGAAGATCCATAAAAGTTTATGGTAGAAATCTTTAAAAGTCGGCAATGAAGACCCTTAAAGTTTTCCACGAGCACCTTTAAAAGTTCGAAGCATATGCCTTAAAAGTGCAGAACGAAAACCTTAAAATCCGACTACCTTTAAAAGATTGAGACGaacacctttaaaagttcgcgacgaaaacttttaaaaattcgGATGCCTTTAAAAGTTCGAGACGAACACCTTTAAAAATTCGCCacgaaaacctttaaaaattcggatgcctttaaaagttcgagatgaacacctttaaaagttcgcaACGAAAACCGTTAAAAATTCAGATGCCTTTAAAAGTTCGAGACGAATACCTTTAAAAGTTCACCACAAAAACATTTAAAAATTTGGATGCCTTTAAAAGTTCGAGACGaacacctttaaaagttcgcaACGAAAATCGTAAAAAATTCGGATGCCTTTAAACGTTCGAGACGAACACCTTTAAAAGTTCACAACGAAAACCGTTAAAAACTCGGATGCCTTTAAAAGTTCGAGACGAACACCTTTAAAAGTTCACAATGAAAACCCTTAAAAGAAGTCTGACACAGACATCCCCCTTTCTTTAAGGCAGAGGGGTGACTTggagaccaacaaacttgaaggtttAGTGAACCTGAAGGCACAAAGAATCCCtggacttcaatgcaaatacttgacatcctcctaaaatcggcccattgaagatatcactttaccatggagggttgccccctttaaatcaaatgaggtCAAAGTTCAACATGAGGATGACATTTCAGCTTGATCTTACATTCCTTCATGCTTCAGTCGAACAATAATTGaggcaatatgtatcttttgaacttgtGTGACTggacttagaatgaaactctaagctgcctacgtgatgaagaggatcaagtcatatcgtagttcagactgggtgattttttttatgtcctaacttttgcctaggccgcctctttcgaagttttcaacctagcggactctTTTGTTtttgtcctaacttttgcctaggacACCTCTTTCGAAGTTTTCAACCTAGTGGACTCATTTTTTTTTGTAGGGGTCGTACACAATTTAGGCTCATGCGGGCCAGGAGTGTaacaacatgcagtttaggctcatgcgtcaaagagcgttgcaacttcaaggataatacttcttcaaaaaatTTGCCATTGATAGCGCTGATTCTCATGCCATCTacatcaaccagcttgtaagccccacttgagtaagcttcttgtacgagatatggcccatcccattttgaagtgaacttccctacaggttttatgggaagtaattatgggtcttcatacgtcaaggacttgatctcccacttgaaaggatctcgggcgAACTCTTTTATTAAAGGCGCAAgataatcgagcttgataacattcaagactctgttgagcttccaacctcttctcatcaagagcctccaactctgctaatcgaagtcgagaattttcttcatcagtgatcccttcttggaTAGCTAATCGTAATAAAGGTATTTGACGCTCGAGTGGCAGGACGACTTCGACTCCATAGACAAGTGAATAAGGGGTCTCTTGCGTTGGCGTGTGGTGAGTTGTCCTATATGCCCacagagcttcttccatacggtcattccagTATCGTTTAGATTTGGAgacgactttctttaacaagtttcatagagtcttgttgaatgcctcagctagaccattggtggaagcattgtacatcgaagagttatgttgcttgaagccaaagagatcacaaatcttgttcattaGCCTATTATCGAATGAttttccattatccgttattatgtaacgaggaatgccaaagcgatagaTACTGTTTACTCAAATGAAACTTGCAACATgttccttctttacttccttaagagtaACAACTTcgacccattttgagaagtagtcagttgcagccaagatgtataaGTGCCCACCAAAGGACCTAggtagtggtccaacaacatccaatccccaagcgttAAACGGCCAGGATGCAATAAtcgggtgcaacacttcaggaggttgatgaataaaattcgcacggaattgacaagccttgcaacttcgagcatagtccaagcaatcttttatcATCATTGGCCAATATTATCctatcctttttatatggaagtggagctttgatccagactggtgtgacccacataccccagaatgcgcttcttgcaaagcttggagtgctTCATCTTTCCCTaagcatcgcaagagtactccctcgaatgaTCTTCTATATAGggtatctttgtagtaaaggaagcgaggtgcacgacAACGGATTTCAGTTTTTCTCCgcggattttctggaagtatcccatagcacaagtagtcgataatgggttgttTCCATTCTTCTTTCTCGACTTCAGAAATAgcgacaagatgcttgagttcattttctttACCTTCAACCTCATCTGGCAGCGATACTACCCATTTTTGGTAGACAGTAACTTGCGCTTGATCAGGCAGAGTTAAAGACGAAGCTAGGGCAGCTAAAACATatgccttcttattttctttccttggcacatgctgaatagtcacatcaccgAGCCACCCTATTAACTTtttagcgtaatcatgatatgggcgtagttcaggcttcttgacctcgtaactacctaaaagctgattgaccactaattgagagtcaccaaagacttggaATTGCAACCACTTCATTTCGACAGCCATTTCGAGCCCAAGTATTAGTGCTTGATACTCAACAATGTTGTTAGAGCAGAGTTGCGTCAACATAAAAGAGTAGGGCACAACTTCACCTTgagaagtgacaaatactacacTAACACCAGCTCCTCCGCGATGTGCAgtaccatcaaagtacatcttccatggaggctGAACTTCGATGACCATGtcgtcctcatcaggtagttcgtcAGTTAGCTCCCAATCATCATGTATAGGGTAatctgccaagaagtctgctaacgcttgtccttttacagacttttgagggatgtacacgatttcaaattgttgaaactggaggtaccaccttgctagtcgatcactaaggacaggttttgacatcacgaacttgatgggatttgctctAGAAACCAAACGaacgacatgagcttgaaagtctTTTGGATTGAGAAGACTAGCACCAAACATAACTTTTCAATTGGCAAATAATTCAGCTCAATTGGCGTCATcttcctgctcaagtagtaaagggagttttctttcccttcactATTTTCTGGGCCAAtagtgctccaacagacctttcttgtgCCAAAATGTATAGTATCAACGGCTTTCCAAGTATAGGGGATGCCAGAACtagaggcttcatcaagtaggatttaatgctctcaaaggcattgctacacgcttggtcccatttgaaagggacacctttcttcataaggcgactgaatggttggcacctcccagctaggtttgaGATGAATCTCCTAAGGTACGCTAATTTTCCCTGCAGACTTTTCAATTCGTGAATTTCCCGAGGCTTAGGCATTTTCAAGATTGCATCTACTTTGGATTGATCAATTTCAATCCCTCGATGTCGAACAATGAAACCAAGAAACTTTCTGGAAGTAATTGCAAAGGCGCATTTCAATgggttcatc encodes the following:
- the LOC138870892 gene encoding uncharacterized protein, whose translation is MFGASLLNPKDFQAHVVRLVSRANPIKFVMSKPVLSDRLARWYLQFQQFEIVYIPQKSVKGQALADFLADYPIHDDWELTDELPDEDDMVIEVQPPWKMYFDGTAHRGGAGVSVVFVTSQGEVVPYSFMLTQLCSNNIVEYQALILGLEMAVEMKWLQFQVFGDSQLVVNQLLGSYEVKKPELRPYHDYAKKLIGWLGDVTIQHVPRKENKKAYVLAALASSLTLPDQAQVTVYQKWVVSLPDEVEGKENELKHLVAISEVEKEEWKQPIIDYLCYGILPENPRRKTEIRCRAPRFLYYKDTLYRRSFEGVLLRCLGKDEALQALQEAHSGKVVSKSKRYWNDRMEEALWAYRTTHHTPTQETPYSLVYGVEVVLPLERQIPLLRLAIQEGITDEENSRLRLAELEALDEKRLEAQQSLECYQARLSCAFNKRVRPRSFQVGDQVLDV